A region from the Polyangiaceae bacterium genome encodes:
- a CDS encoding serine protease: MLTLTLLAAWSCGSQRSVINADNHISPEVSEKYGEICHNVWQCMRTCDEAERDTSLQNECDAQIKRADQESVGAASAQPKPAKDEFGGGWIPASKQNLTPSQIAARSRRAIVAVHAGSSMGTGFAIWRKGWIATNLHVVAGEEKIYVTLADQTKHRVLDVRGLDIEHDLVVLRIEKADLLALTLGDRNQVEVGERVVVIGNPLGLEATVSDGLVSASRTMDDGSQVFQISAPISPGSSGGPIINEHGQVIAVATFLLRGGQNLNFGMSSEYLAPMLKRRQVLSPAKFAAKTSEYRVERTSEIERHVPDLPVSTFEGCAGADVDITRQTLEETRATAEAVLEAGKLDAAAHVYLGATVDLRGKLSSGCTGVLAVLDQLKMRTAGLAGADKVGAFRDTFEGLLLVIEKRRKASK, encoded by the coding sequence TTGCTCACGCTCACGTTGCTGGCTGCATGGAGCTGTGGTTCGCAACGCTCCGTCATCAACGCGGACAATCACATATCGCCGGAGGTGTCCGAGAAGTACGGCGAGATCTGTCACAACGTTTGGCAATGCATGAGAACCTGTGACGAGGCTGAACGAGACACCTCACTTCAGAACGAGTGTGATGCTCAAATCAAGCGAGCCGACCAGGAGTCGGTCGGTGCTGCGTCTGCACAACCCAAGCCGGCCAAGGACGAATTCGGTGGGGGTTGGATCCCTGCTTCGAAGCAGAACCTGACCCCATCCCAGATCGCGGCGCGAAGCAGGCGCGCGATAGTTGCCGTACACGCCGGCTCCTCGATGGGCACGGGGTTTGCGATTTGGCGCAAGGGCTGGATTGCAACAAACCTGCACGTGGTCGCGGGTGAAGAAAAGATCTACGTCACACTGGCCGACCAGACCAAGCACCGCGTGTTGGACGTGCGGGGCCTCGACATAGAGCACGATCTCGTGGTGTTGCGCATCGAGAAGGCTGACTTGCTCGCGCTCACGCTGGGAGATCGGAATCAGGTCGAGGTGGGCGAACGCGTCGTGGTGATCGGCAATCCATTGGGGCTGGAGGCGACAGTCAGCGACGGCCTGGTGAGCGCCAGTCGGACGATGGACGATGGCAGCCAGGTGTTCCAGATCAGCGCGCCGATTTCCCCTGGCTCTTCCGGGGGGCCGATCATCAACGAGCACGGCCAAGTGATTGCCGTCGCCACCTTCCTCCTGCGTGGCGGACAAAACTTGAACTTCGGCATGTCGAGCGAGTACCTGGCGCCGATGCTCAAGCGGCGCCAGGTACTGAGCCCCGCGAAGTTTGCCGCAAAGACCAGCGAGTATCGTGTGGAGCGCACGAGCGAAATCGAACGTCACGTGCCGGACCTTCCGGTGAGCACGTTCGAAGGCTGCGCGGGCGCGGACGTCGACATCACCCGCCAAACGCTGGAAGAAACCCGCGCCACGGCAGAAGCCGTGCTCGAGGCCGGCAAGCTCGACGCTGCAGCGCACGTCTATCTAGGCGCCACGGTGGATCTCCGAGGCAAGCTCAGTAGCGGGTGCACGGGCGTTCTGGCGGTGTTGGATCAACTCAAGATGCGGACGGCCGGGCTGGCCGGGGCCGATAAGGTCGGTGCGTTTCGCGATACGTTCGAGGGGCTACTGCTCGTCATCGAAAAGCGCCGCAAGGCGAGCAAGTGA
- a CDS encoding SPOR domain-containing protein encodes MRAALTSGRILAPIPKGRHDGCMRSALIATAMLFSLTATAAPARYELVHPRVCLAGGWGDPHAEWRVQLAITSSERFALAFEQRLAKRGIHAEHYIAVWRANGDREPLAVVTRQTFPSRAAAIRAAQKLRRAGFAAFPRHFVRYR; translated from the coding sequence TTGCGTGCGGCCCTGACTTCGGGCCGAATTCTGGCGCCGATCCCAAAAGGCCGCCATGATGGCTGCATGCGTTCGGCCCTGATCGCCACCGCGATGCTCTTCAGCCTGACGGCAACCGCAGCACCGGCCCGCTACGAGCTCGTGCATCCACGCGTGTGCCTGGCGGGCGGTTGGGGCGACCCGCATGCGGAGTGGCGCGTTCAGCTCGCGATCACGTCGAGCGAGCGGTTTGCGCTGGCCTTCGAGCAGCGCCTCGCAAAGCGTGGGATTCACGCCGAGCACTACATCGCCGTCTGGCGCGCGAACGGTGACAGGGAGCCGTTGGCGGTCGTCACGCGGCAGACGTTCCCGTCGCGCGCTGCCGCGATCCGCGCGGCCCAGAAGCTCCGCCGCGCGGGCTTCGCCGCGTTCCCGCGGCACTTCGTGCGCTACCGCTGA
- a CDS encoding helix-turn-helix transcriptional regulator, whose translation MSVKDSTTRDYRERVNRVIFHVERHLGEPLHLEELARVACFSPFHFHRIFAAFTGEPLAAFIRRLRLERAAQQLTHLEAAVTDIALAASYETPAAFARAFSAHFGVVPTEYRDRQQESDCVNAP comes from the coding sequence ATGTCGGTGAAAGACTCGACGACCCGGGACTACCGCGAGCGCGTCAACCGCGTGATCTTCCACGTCGAAAGGCACCTGGGCGAACCGTTGCACCTGGAGGAGCTCGCACGGGTCGCGTGTTTCTCGCCCTTCCACTTTCATCGCATCTTCGCGGCGTTCACCGGCGAGCCGTTGGCCGCGTTCATTCGCCGACTGCGCCTCGAACGGGCGGCACAGCAGCTCACTCATCTGGAAGCGGCCGTGACGGACATCGCGCTTGCCGCTAGCTACGAGACCCCGGCCGCGTTCGCGCGGGCCTTCTCGGCGCACTTCGGCGTCGTGCCCACGGAGTACCGCGACCGGCAGCAGGAGAGTGATTGCGTGAACGCGCCGTGA